The Flavobacterium commune genome contains the following window.
AAAATTTGAAACAAAAATATAAAAAGATATGGGAAGTGGTTATTTAATTCTGGCGGGAGCAATTATGTTGTTCAGTTGGTTAGTGAGTTCAAGACTGAAGAGCAAGTTTGAACATTATTCACAATTGCATTTGCAAAATAATATGAGCGGTGCTGAGATTGCGCAGAAAATGTTATCGGATAACGGGATTTATGATGTACGCGTGATTTCGACTGAGGGACAACTGACGGATCATTACAATCCGGTGGATAAAACGGTTAATTTAAGCGAGTCGGTGTATAATCAGCGCAATGCTGCGGCTGCGGCTGTAGCGGCACACGAATGCGGTCACGCGGTGCAACATGCCGTGGGTTATGAGTGGTTGACAATGCGTTCTAAATTGGTTCCATTTGTCAATGTGGCTTCTTCGTATATGCAATGGATTTTGTTGGCGGGAATTCTGATGTTGAAGACCTTTCCGGGATTGTTGTTAATTGGGATTATCCTGTTTGCGGCTACTACCTTGTTTTCGATTGTTACTTTGCCGGTGGAATACGATGCCAGTAATCGCGCTTTGGCCTGGCTAAAAAATAAAAATATGCTTAACCCCGCTGAATATGCGGGTGCAGAAGATTCTTTGAAATGGGCTGCCCGTACGTATGTGGTAGCGGCTTTGGGTTCTATTGCTACGCTGTTGTATTATTTGTCTATTTATTTAGGAGGAAACAGGAGAAATTAAAAAAAAATCCAAAAACAAAAATTCCAAATTCCAATAACACTTCGACAAGCTCAGTGTGACAATTGGAATTTGGAATTTTTTTATTGAATATTTTGGGCTGTTATTGCGGCATATTTTGTTGTTGCCATTGTACCAAAATCGCAACTTGCTCATTAGTTAAAGCCGGTTTTTTATTCACAGGAGGCATAAATTTACGGTCGTCTTGAGGTAATTTTACACGGGCAATTATAGCTGCGATATGTTCTTTTACCTGTTCGTAGTTTTCAAATGGTTCTTTACGTCCTTGAGGTGGCATGTGGCATGGTGTACAGCTGTTAGTGATAATAGGTTTTACATCGGCGGTGTAGCTTATTTTTTTAGCTTCTACATAGTCTTTTCCTTTTTTGGCAGAACTACAGTTTGCCATTAACATGGATAATGGAATGATAAGGACAATTAATTGGTTTCTTTTCATGATTTTTTATTTCAGTTGTTGGTCAAAAATAGTAAAAAAAGGATTCGAGTATTAAATGTCGATTTGTTTTCAGAATATTCGGTTTTAAGTGTGCTGTGAATCATGCCAATTGGGATTAATCTTGTCCGATTTGGATAATGACTATTGTGAGAATTGCTGTGATTGAGATACGCTTTAATTCGTGTTTGTTAGTGCAATTCGTGATGGAAACTCTCTGATTTATTTTTGATTGGGTAAATAAACAGTAAAAGTAGTACCGATATTTTCGGTGCTTTCAAATTTAATATGCCCTCCCAGTTTTTCAATGCCATATCTAAGAGTGTAGAGCCCAATTCCGTTTCCACTGGATTGCGTGGTTGCCCGATAAAATAATTTAAAAATGTTTTTTTGTAAGGCTGCAATTATTCCTATCCCGTTATCTGCAACTGTAATTGTAGTAGTGTTGTCTTCTTTTTTTAAAACATCGATTTTTATGAAGGAATCGTTTTGAGTTTCCTTTCTGTACTTTATAGCATTGTCGATAAGGTTTTGGAATAGAGAAATAATGATTAGTTTGTCAAAATAAAAATCAGTTATGGGGTCTATGTTTTCTTCAAATCGAATAGTGTTGTAACCCGGCATATAGGCCAGTGTTTTTTTGACCTCAGGGATTATTTTTTTGAAATCGATTAATTCTAAATGGGTGTTTCCTTTTTGAATCCTTAGTGTTTTATTAATTTGCTCCAATGTGCTCATTAGTTTTTGGATGTTTTCCTGAACTAATTCGAAGTACATTTTTAATTCGTCAGAATCGTTAGGTTCGTTAAGAGCCAGGTCGGTAATTCCTAATATGCTTGCCATTGGACTATTGACATCGTGCGTTATCTTGTAGGAGAATAATTCTAAGGCACTTATAGTGTCTTTTAATTCGGTTATGTTTGAAGCCGTAACACCAATTCCGTCGCCTACTTTAAACACTTTGAGTCTGTTTAGTTGGTTGCCGTAATTGGGATGACTTAAGCTGTCTTCGATAACTATGGGAGTTCCTGTTCTAATTACTTCGAGGTATTTGTCATACAGGCCTCTTTCTCTTATGTCTGGTGAGATGTCGAGAATGTTTTTGCCAATGATTTTGTTATAGTCGATATGGTAAAATTTAAGCAGGCTGTCGTTGATGTCAATGACGTTGAGGTCTTTGTCAAATACAATAAAATGCAATTCGGAATTATTAAAGAATTCGGAACGAAGATTTTTAATTTCGTTTTCGCCTATCATGTGGTATTAGGTTTTGTGTCAGGAAAAAGGCTTTTTTAAATAAATAGCAACAGTTTTTGTCTTATCGCTTATGGCAAAATAAGCTTTTTTAATATAAAAATAAAGAGATTGCTGTTTTTTTTGTTGTTTTAGCTTCCTGTAAATAAGTATAAAAAAAGCCGTCCCGATATTTTCGGGACGGCTAGAAGTATATGATTTAGGAGATTATTTCCCTTTGTTGGCTTCAATAACGTATTTTTCTAATGCCATAGTCATTGATGGTGTTCCCGGAGCGGGAGCCATAATGTCAACTCTTAATCCGTGATCGAGTGCTTCCTTTTGAGTGGTACTTCCAAAAACAGCAATTCGGGTGTTGTTTTGTTGGAAATCCGGGAAGTTTTTAAACAAGGATTTGATTCCTGTTGGGCTAAAAAACGCCAGAACATCATAATAAACATCCGCTAAATCCGATAAATCACTCATTACCGTTTTGTAAAAAGTAGCTTGTTTCCAATCCACTTTTAAATTGTCTAATACTATAGGAGCTTCTGCGTTCAATTGGTCTGAAGCAGGTAATAAGAATTTTTCGTCCTTGTATTTTTTAATTAAAGGCGATAAGTCGGCAAAATCTTTTGCACCAACATATATTTTTCTTTTTCTGTAAACCACATATTTCTGCAGGTAGAAAGCTACTGCTTCTGACTGACAAAAATATTTTAAACCTTCAGGAACTTTAAAGCGCATTTCTTCGGCCACTCTAAAAAAGTGGTCAACAGCATTTCTACTGGTTAAAATAATAGCAGAAAAATTGTTGAGGTCAATTTTTTGAAGTCTAATTTCCTTGGCACTAACTCCTTCTATGTGGATAAAAGGGCGGAAATCAATTTTGATTTTATGTTTTTGTTGGAGTTCAAAGTAAGGCGAATTCTCTACTTTAGGCTCTGGTTGCGATACCAAAATTGTTTTGACTTTCATATTTTAACATTTTCTAAGCGCTCCCTCTTGTAAACAAATAATACATGAAAAAATAGGGAGCTATTTCGAGAGTGCAAAGATATAAAATAAAATAAAACAACTTACTGAATATTACACTTTGATATTTTTTTATTGAAAGAGAATAAGTCAGTATGCTAAGTAAGAGGATTATGCTGATAATTACAATAGGAATGTTTTGAGAAACAGTATTATAGTAATATAAAATAATGTTTACAGGCAGGATAATAATTCCAATATAGGTTCGGTAAGTGATTTTTTGCAGGTTAAATTGCTCCATAAATTCCTCGATATTAAAGGTGGTGGCAATAATTTTTTCGACCAAATACTTTGATAAAATAAAAAAGCTCAGAAAAGTGATGATTTGGATGTATAAAATCCAATCGGTTTTTGAAGCATAACCAAAAATACTCAGGGAAATTTGGATAAAAAAGGCAAAAGAAATTACCTGAACAAAAAATAAAGAGATAGTAAAACTGCTTTTTAGCTGGCTGCTATCGCGATATACTTTGGAATATTTATCCGAAAAAAAAAGATTGATAAAATCGCTAAATCGATTTCCGTAAACTGATTTAGTGATGGCAATAATGCCAAAGGCAAGAACAAAAAGAAAAGTTGCCCAGTCTTTGTTCTCCGTGATTCTCGGATGTAAGAGGTATTCTGTCATAGCGATAGCAAAATTAGTGAAATTTTATATCAATATTTTGTCAAGGCATTGGCATTTAAAAATTTTTGCCACAAATAAGCACAAATTATTCTTGTTTGATGCCCGTGCAATATGAAAATAGTGCATTACAATTGAATTATATTGAAAATACAATCGGTATTATTATAATATTATTATGAATCAAATGGCATAAAAAGGTTATTTTTGCGATGAAATTTTTAGAAATATGAATAATTGCATTGTTATAATTCCTACCTATAACGAAATTGAAAATGTAGAAAGTATCATAAGAGCGGTGCTCTCCCAACACAAACATTTTCATGTGCTTATAGTGGACGATAATTCTCCGGATCATACTGCTGATAAGGTTAGATTGTTGCAAACGGAATTTGAAGGGCGTTTATTTTTAGAAAACAGAAAAGAAAAATCAGGATTAGGAACGGCTTATGTACACGGATTTAAGTGGGCATTGGCTAATAATTATGAGTTTATTTTTGAAATGGATGCCGATTTTTCACACAATCCTAATGATTTAGAAAAATTATACAATGCCTGCCATTTTGGTGATGCTGATTTGGCTATTGGTTCCCGTTATGTTACAGGTGTTAATGTGGTGAACTGGCCATTAAACAGGGTGTTGCTTTCTTATTTTGCTTCGGTTTATGTTCGAATGATTACCGGAATGCAAATTCACGATGCTACAGCTGGTTTTGTGTGTTACAAACGCGAAGTTTTAGAAAAAATAAACTTGGATAAAATAAAATTTGTGGGTTACGCTTTTCAAATAGAAATGAAATACCGCACTTTTAGCCATAATTTTAAAATTACCGAAGTGCCTATTATTTTTACCGACCGTACTAAAGGGCAGTCAAAAATGAGTAATTCAATAATAGTAGAAGCGGTATTTGGAGTTATTTCTCTTCGATTAAAAAAATTAATAAATAGATTATAAAAAAAAGACAATGAACAGGGTTTTAATTAAGAATGCCAAAATAGTAAATGAAGGAGTAATTTTTGAAGGCGATGTTTTAATTGAGAATGACTTAATTGTTGAAATTTCAGAAAGCATTAGTGCAAAATCATCCGATTGTAAAATTATTGATGCCGAAGGGAATTACTTAATTCCGGGAGCTATCGACGATCAGGTGCATTTTAGAGAACCGGGTTTAACTCACAAAGGCGATATTGAATCAGAATCAAGAGCTGCTGTTGCGGGCGGAATTACTTCGTATATCGAACAGCCCAATACGGTTCCTAATGCAGTGACTCAGGAAATTTTAGAAGAAAAATACCAGTTGGCTGCCGAGAAATCCTATGCGAATTATTCGTTTATGATGGGGGCAACTAATGACAATTTAGAAGAAGTTTTAAAAACCAATCCAAAAAATGTTGCCGGAATCAAGATATTTTTAGGTTCTTCAACCGGAAATATGTTAGTGGATAACGAAGCTACACTTGAAAAAATATTCTCAAGTACGCCAATGTTGATTGCGGTTCACTGTGAAGACGAAGCGACTATTAGAGCCAATTCAGAAAAATATAAAGAAGAATACGGAGAAGATGTTCCGGTTACGGCGCATCATTTAATAAGAAGTGAAGAAGCTTGTTATTTGTCTTCTTCAAAAGCCATTGCTTTGGCTAAGAAAACAGGTGCGCGTTTGCATATTTTTCATCTTTCAACTGCTAAAGAAATGGATTTGTTTACCAATAAAATCCCATTGGAAGAAAAGAAAATTACGGCTGAAGTTTGTGTACATCATTTATGGTTTACCAATGATGATTATGCTACCAAAGGTAATTTTATCAAATGGAATCCGGCAGTTAAAACCGCTAATGACAGGGACGCTTTGTGGAAAGCCTTGTTAGATGACCGAATCGATGTTATTGCAACGGATCATGCTCCGCATACACTGGAAGAAAAAAAACAATCCTATTTAAAAGCACCATCAGGAGGGCCGCTGGTACAACACGCAGTTGTGGCTATGTTTGAAGCTTTTCATCAGGGAAAAATTAGCGTGGAGAAAATTGTGGAGAAAATGTGTCACAATCCGGCTAAGATTTTCAAGATTGAAAAACGCGGTTTTATTAAAGAAGGTTATTATGCCGACTTAGTAATAGTAAATGCAGGTTTGCCTTGGGGAGTTAAAAAAGAGAATATCTTTGCTAAATGCGGATGGTCTCCGTTTGAAGGATTTACTTTTAAATCCAGAATTACACATACTTTTGTAAACGGACAGCTAGTGTACAATGCTTTTAAAGTAAAAAACATCCGAGCTGGAAAAAGATTGTCATTTGATCGATAAGACCATGAAAAAAGCGGTATTTTTTTTAATGATAATGATGTCATTTATTGGCTGTAAGGAAGAGACGGTAAAAGAACCGGATCGTCTTATAGACAAGGAAGTGATGCAAAATATTATTTATGATTTGTCGCTTTTGGATGCGATAAAATACAACGAACCTGCTACGACCGAAAATTATAAAGTCAATCCAAAAGAGTTTATTTATAAAAAATATAAAATAGACAGTGCGCAATTTGCACAAAATAACATTTATTACGCATCAAATTTTGAAGAGTACAAAGAGATGTATGATAATGTGATTAAGCGAATTGACAGTAAAAAAGCAGTTATTGATACTGTTCTTAAAAAAGAAGCAAAAAGAGATTCTTTGATTGCTAAAAAGAAAGAATTGGATTCGATTAAAAAGGCTAAAAAAGTAATTTTGGCTAAGAAGAAAGATTCGTTACAAAAAATTAAGAAAAAAGACAGCCTGCTTTTGTTGAAGAAAAAACCAAAAACAGTTACGCCAACAATAAAATCAAAAGTAATTAAAAACGGAGTTAGGATTGATTAACTGCAAATTTCTCTTCGATGTATTGATGTACATCTAAAAAAGAAGTGTTTAATGTGTTTTTAATTTTGTTATTTGAATATTCGGTTTTGCTAATAAAAGAGCGAATAGCATCTTTAGATAAATTATTTGTTTTTTTAGAAAACAGACTAAGAATCCATTGTAATCTCCACGTTATTTCCAGAATAAAAGACTTGGCTTCAATGCTGGGTCTTTTTACTTTAAGGCTGTCGGCAATGGTGTTGAAAAGGGCTTTAAAACCAATATTTTCAGCAATCAGAATATAGCGTTCGTTGC
Protein-coding sequences here:
- a CDS encoding uroporphyrinogen-III synthase; amino-acid sequence: MKVKTILVSQPEPKVENSPYFELQQKHKIKIDFRPFIHIEGVSAKEIRLQKIDLNNFSAIILTSRNAVDHFFRVAEEMRFKVPEGLKYFCQSEAVAFYLQKYVVYRKRKIYVGAKDFADLSPLIKKYKDEKFLLPASDQLNAEAPIVLDNLKVDWKQATFYKTVMSDLSDLADVYYDVLAFFSPTGIKSLFKNFPDFQQNNTRIAVFGSTTQKEALDHGLRVDIMAPAPGTPSMTMALEKYVIEANKGK
- a CDS encoding polyprenol monophosphomannose synthase; the protein is MNNCIVIIPTYNEIENVESIIRAVLSQHKHFHVLIVDDNSPDHTADKVRLLQTEFEGRLFLENRKEKSGLGTAYVHGFKWALANNYEFIFEMDADFSHNPNDLEKLYNACHFGDADLAIGSRYVTGVNVVNWPLNRVLLSYFASVYVRMITGMQIHDATAGFVCYKREVLEKINLDKIKFVGYAFQIEMKYRTFSHNFKITEVPIIFTDRTKGQSKMSNSIIVEAVFGVISLRLKKLINRL
- a CDS encoding sensor histidine kinase, with translation MIGENEIKNLRSEFFNNSELHFIVFDKDLNVIDINDSLLKFYHIDYNKIIGKNILDISPDIRERGLYDKYLEVIRTGTPIVIEDSLSHPNYGNQLNRLKVFKVGDGIGVTASNITELKDTISALELFSYKITHDVNSPMASILGITDLALNEPNDSDELKMYFELVQENIQKLMSTLEQINKTLRIQKGNTHLELIDFKKIIPEVKKTLAYMPGYNTIRFEENIDPITDFYFDKLIIISLFQNLIDNAIKYRKETQNDSFIKIDVLKKEDNTTTITVADNGIGIIAALQKNIFKLFYRATTQSSGNGIGLYTLRYGIEKLGGHIKFESTENIGTTFTVYLPNQK
- a CDS encoding dihydroorotase, coding for MNRVLIKNAKIVNEGVIFEGDVLIENDLIVEISESISAKSSDCKIIDAEGNYLIPGAIDDQVHFREPGLTHKGDIESESRAAVAGGITSYIEQPNTVPNAVTQEILEEKYQLAAEKSYANYSFMMGATNDNLEEVLKTNPKNVAGIKIFLGSSTGNMLVDNEATLEKIFSSTPMLIAVHCEDEATIRANSEKYKEEYGEDVPVTAHHLIRSEEACYLSSSKAIALAKKTGARLHIFHLSTAKEMDLFTNKIPLEEKKITAEVCVHHLWFTNDDYATKGNFIKWNPAVKTANDRDALWKALLDDRIDVIATDHAPHTLEEKKQSYLKAPSGGPLVQHAVVAMFEAFHQGKISVEKIVEKMCHNPAKIFKIEKRGFIKEGYYADLVIVNAGLPWGVKKENIFAKCGWSPFEGFTFKSRITHTFVNGQLVYNAFKVKNIRAGKRLSFDR
- a CDS encoding DUF4296 domain-containing protein codes for the protein MKKAVFFLMIMMSFIGCKEETVKEPDRLIDKEVMQNIIYDLSLLDAIKYNEPATTENYKVNPKEFIYKKYKIDSAQFAQNNIYYASNFEEYKEMYDNVIKRIDSKKAVIDTVLKKEAKRDSLIAKKKELDSIKKAKKVILAKKKDSLQKIKKKDSLLLLKKKPKTVTPTIKSKVIKNGVRID
- a CDS encoding zinc metallopeptidase, translated to MGSGYLILAGAIMLFSWLVSSRLKSKFEHYSQLHLQNNMSGAEIAQKMLSDNGIYDVRVISTEGQLTDHYNPVDKTVNLSESVYNQRNAAAAAVAAHECGHAVQHAVGYEWLTMRSKLVPFVNVASSYMQWILLAGILMLKTFPGLLLIGIILFAATTLFSIVTLPVEYDASNRALAWLKNKNMLNPAEYAGAEDSLKWAARTYVVAALGSIATLLYYLSIYLGGNRRN
- a CDS encoding DUF4271 domain-containing protein, with the protein product MTEYLLHPRITENKDWATFLFVLAFGIIAITKSVYGNRFSDFINLFFSDKYSKVYRDSSQLKSSFTISLFFVQVISFAFFIQISLSIFGYASKTDWILYIQIITFLSFFILSKYLVEKIIATTFNIEEFMEQFNLQKITYRTYIGIIILPVNIILYYYNTVSQNIPIVIISIILLLSILTYSLSIKKYQSVIFSKLFYFILYLCTLEIAPYFFMYYLFTRGSA